In one window of Drosophila innubila isolate TH190305 chromosome 2L unlocalized genomic scaffold, UK_Dinn_1.0 4_B_2L, whole genome shotgun sequence DNA:
- the LOC117780898 gene encoding uncharacterized protein LOC117780898 — protein sequence MSENFDLSESTAIYRMSYVMHVAEDKNLLPRAAQKANELKVCGYMMYTHSGHAVSGELEGTRENLKQMLTWLEQEMPKGSEKPRLGQYQQQLKAKYDDFFCC from the coding sequence ATGTCGGAGAATTTCGATCTGAGTGAATCGACTGCCATTTACAGAATGTCGTACGTGATGCATGTGGCAGAGGATAAGAACTTGTTGCCACGTGCAGCTCAAAAGGCCAACGAGCTGAAGGTGTGCGGATATATGATGTATACGCACAGTGGTCACGCTGTGAGTGGTGAACTGGAGGGGACACGGGAGAATCTGAAGCAAATGCTGACATGGCTGGAACAGGAAATGCCAAAGGGCAGTGAAAAGCCACGCCTTGGCCAATATCAGCAGCAGTTGAAGGCCAAGTATGATGATTTCTTTTGCTGTTAG